The Takifugu rubripes chromosome 3, fTakRub1.2, whole genome shotgun sequence genome contains a region encoding:
- the smc5 gene encoding structural maintenance of chromosomes protein 5 isoform X1, translating to MAEPEKKRRISRVNSSQTSSNIGKILSGHRPCGAEVEGRMDGSILRITMRNFLTYDYTEVYPGPNLNMIVGANGTGKSSIVCAICLGLAGKTAVLGRGDKVGLYVKRGCQKGSIEIELYKHGGNLVITREIHVENNQSHWMINGKQRNQKAVEEEVKNLCIQVSNLCQFLPQEKVGEFAKMSKTELLEATEKSVGPPEMFEFHCELKNFRSKERELENTVTEKTKYIEKAKQRNERNKHDVNRYYEKKRHLDMIELLEKKKPWVEYESTRKELESVKREREEAKRNLSALRHSQAPMIRKIKEIEDRLQPFDDQIKSQTAAIKDAALKCKQKQDQLDRKQKEIEDINQAFKLKEMEEDDHQKRISNTRRIIEDLRTELAKVEDQPDVTPRINDVNSELRRNQIERARIDGEKCELCREKDNAFAQCRSLQKKLNDMNNLMKVKEEKLRGRHRDTHAALQWLRQNRNRFRGNVYEPMLLEINVKDHRFAKYVENHISFQDLRAFVFQRKEDMEIFMSEVRDKMNLKVNSISAPEQSRSKAQPSQNIEDLRRFGFFTYLREMFDAPDEVMSYLCQQYNVHNVPVGTEQTKTMIRQVIEELNLRVLFTLDERYMLKRSVYSKMISTINSPVNPSQYLSIAVDAEEKRQLEQELNACELRFREIDERLKALQRETAVLDRRDNELLAEKKKLSELKGKKRQLEQKISTKQDSLRQMEQNVTDLKKIEEETKEKVSAVNSQKVTIVKAFIASIKLKATLTMEKVYLSLEMMGLSAEKTKLEHDFREGASLLRSMDQRCSQLEQRKVQLTEQGKGQMKRAKSICNMQPNDSLSEELRNAFAKLPDTPDDIDSMLNEERSRSECFTGLSENVVDEYNRSDQEIKELENELEEKKNALESYRQNISEAKERWLNPLKQLVEQINEKFTAFFRSMNCAGEVDLHSEKEEDYDKYGIRIRVKFHSNTQLHELTPFHQSGGERSVSTMLYLMSLQELNRCPFRVVDEINQGMDPINERRVFDIVVGTACKERTSQYFFITPKLLQNLKYAEEMTVLCVHNGAYMLPPNQWDDKAFLRRCLQRKAKA from the exons ATGGCCGAGCCCGAAAAGAAGCGGCGAATCAGCCGTGTCAACAGCAGCCAAACTTCAAGCAACATAGGGAAAATACTGTCAGGTCACCGGCCATGTGGAGCTGAAGTGGAGGGGCGTATGGATGGCTCCATACTTCGTATCACAATGAGAAACTTCCT GACCTATGACTACACTGAGGTGTATCCTGGACCAAATCTAAACATGATTGTTGGAGCCAATGGAACTGGAAAGTCCAGCATTGTTTGTGCCATCTGCCTTGGTTTGGCTGGCAAAACTGCTGTCCTTGGACGAGGGGATAAG GTTGGACTCTATGTCAAACGGGGTTGTCAGAAAGGATCTATTGAGATTGAACT GTACAAGCATGGTGGTAATTTGGTGATTACGCGAGAGATTCACGTGGAGAACAATCAGTCGCACTGGATGATCAACGGGAAACAACGCAATCAAAAAGCAGTAGAAGAAGAGGTCAAGAATCTCTGTATACAAGTCAGCAATCTCTGCCAATTTCTTCCTCAG GAAAAAGTTGGGGaatttgccaaaatgtcaaaaaCCGAGTTGCTGGAGGCAACTGAGAAGTCTGTGGGACCACCAGAGATGTTCGAATTCCACTGTGAGCTGAAGAACTTCCGCAGCAAAGAGCGGGAGTTGGAG AACACGGTGACGGAGAAGACTAAATACATTGAGAAAGCCAAGCAGAGGAACGAGAGGAACAAGCATGATGTGAACCGTTACTATGAAAAGAAGAGACATCTAGACATGATCGAACtcctggagaagaagaaaccatGGGTG GAGTATGAGAGCACCCGCAAGGAGCTTGAGAGTGTGAAAAGGGAGCGAGAAGAGGCCAAAAGGAATCTTTCTGCTCTCAGACATTCCCAGGCACCCATGATAAGGAAGATCAAAGAAATAGAAGACAGACTACAGCCTTTTGATGATCAAATAAAGTCTCAG ACGGCTGCCATCAAGGATGCTGCGCTGAAGTGCAAACAGAAGCAGGATCAGCTGGACCGAAAACAAAAAGAG ATTGAAGATATTAACCAAGCCTTTAAGCTGAAAGAAATGGAAGAGGATGACCATCAGAAACGGATCAGCAACACTAGACGGATCATTGAGGATCTGAGGACAGAACTGGCCAAAGTTGAGGATCAGCCCGATGTCACTCCGAGGATCAATGATGTTAATTCGGAGCTGAGGCGCAACCAGATAGAGCGAGCCAGAATCGATGGAGAGAAGTGTGAACTGTGCAGAGAGAAGGACAACGCCTTCGCTCAGTGCAGAA GTTTGCAGAAAAAGCTCAACGACATGAACAACCTGATGAAAGTCAAAGAGGAGAAGCTGCGAGGACGCCACAGGGACACACACGCCGCCCTCCAGTGGCTCAGACAGAACAGAAACCGTTTTAGAGGAAATGTCTACGAGCCCATGTTGCTTGAA ATCAACGTGAAAGATCACCGCTTTGCCAAATATGTGGAGAACCACATCTCATTCCAGGACCTGCGAGCCTTTGTTTTCCAGAGGAAAGAGGACATGGAGATTTTCATGTCTGAG GTTCGTGACAAGATGAACTTAAAAGTGAACTCTATTTCTGCCCCAGAACAGTCGCGTTCTAAAGCGCAACCTTCTCAAAATATTGAGGACCTGAG ACGCTTTGGCTTCTTCACATACCTGCGTGAGATGTTTGATGCCCCAGATGAGGTGATGAGTTACCTCTGTCAGCAGTACAATGTTCACAATGTCCCTGTGGGCACCGAGCAGACTAAAACCATGATCAGAcag GTGATCGAGGAGCTCAACCTCAGGGTGTTATTCACCTTGGATGAAAGGTACATGCTGAAAAGGTCAGTTTACTCTAAAATGATCAGCACCATAAACTCTCCAGTGAACCCCTCCCAGTACCTGAGCATTGCAGTAGATGCTGAGGAGAAAcggcagctggagcaggagctgaat GCTTGTGAGTTGAGGTTTCGAGAGATTGACGAGCGCCTAAAGGCTCTGCAGAGGGAAACGGCCGTGCTGGATCGCCGCGACAACGAGCTGTTGGCAGAGAAGAAAAAGCTGTCTGAACTCAAGGGCAAAAAGagacagctggagcagaagatTAGCACCAAACAGGACAG TTTGAGGCAGATGGAGCAGAACGTCACTGACCTGAAAAAGATTGAAGAGGAGACTAAAGAGAAAGTTTCAGCAGTCAACTCTCAGAAGGTCACCATCGTCAAGGCCTTCATAGCCTCAATAAAG CTGAAAGCCACGCTGACTATGGAGAAGGTGTAcctgtctctggagatgatgggGCTGTCGGCCGAGAAGACAAAGCTGGAGCACGATTTCAGGGAAGGCGCCTCTCTGCTCAGAAGCATGGAT CAAAGGTGCAGCCAACTGGAGCAGAGGAAGGTCCAGCTGACGGAACAAGGCAAAGGCCAGATGAAGAGAGCAAAGTCCATCTGCAACATGCAACCCAACGATTCTTTATCTGAAGAACTCCGTAAT GCGTTTGCAAAGTTGCCAGACACTCCTGATGACATCGATTCCATGCTGAATGAGGAGCGCTCCAGATCCGAGTGCTTCACAGGCCTCAGTGAAAAT GTGGTGGATGAATACAACAGGAGTGATCAGGAGATCAAAGAGTTGGAGAATGaactggaagaaaagaaaaacgctCTAGAATCGTACCGACAGAACATATCAGAG GCTAAAGAACGTTGGCTGAACCCtctgaagcagctggtggaaCAGATTAACGAAAAGTTCACCGCATTTTTCCGCTCTATGAATTGCGCAGGTGAAGTTGATCTGCACTCAGAGAAAGAG GAGGATTACGACAAGTACGGAATCCGAATCCGGGTGAAGTTTCACAGCAACACTCAGCTGCACGAGCTGACGCCGTTCCATCAGAGCGGAGGAGAGCGCAGCGTCTCCACCATGCTCTACCTCATGTCGCTGCAGGAGCTCAACCGCTGTCCCTTCAGGGTGGTGGACGAGATCAACCAG GGAATGGATCCTATTAATGAGAGACGAGTCTTTGACATCGTGGTCGGCACAGCTTGTAAAGAGAGAACATCCCAGTACTTCTTTATAACACCAAAG ctgctgcagaacctgaAGTACGCCGAGGAGATGACGGTTCTGTGTGTCCACAACGGCGCCTACATGCTTCCCCCCAACCAGTGGGACGACAAAGCCTTCCTCAGACGGTGTCTACAGAGAAAGGCCAAGGCCTGA
- the LOC101069660 gene encoding protein FAM107B isoform X1, giving the protein MEGSTRKKLGFGTLKKEPSVGHLSRHATVDYSNESALPRRLNGTSVDAPSYQNLHRELLLSHKRGLLLEEKPELKRVLEQRRLELHREEEMAQRRPSDLETELRKRQQKLEEYEQEEIRQRENQQKIPEFVRVKDNLRRTQTPEQ; this is encoded by the exons ATGGAGGGTTCAACCAGAAAA AAATTAGGATTTGGAACTCTAAAAAAAG AGCCCTCCGTAGGCCATTTATCCCGACATGCCACAGTGGACTACAGCAATGAAAGCGCTCTGCCCAGGAGACTGAATGGCACCTCTGTAGATGCACCCAGTTATCAGAACCTTCACCGAGAACTTCTGCTCAGCCATAAACG gggcctgctgctggaggagaagccaGAGCTGAAGCGAGTGTTGGAGCAGCGCAGACTGGAGctgcacagggaggaggagatggcaCAACGGCGGCCCTCAGACCTGGAGACGGAGCTCCGCAAGAGGCAGCAGAAGCTAGAGGAG tacGAGCAAGAGGAGATCAGGCAGCGGGAGAACCAGCAGAAGATCCCAGAGTTTGTGCGTGTGAAGGACAACCTGAGGCGAACACAGACACCCGAACAATGA
- the LOC101069660 gene encoding protein FAM107B isoform X2, with protein sequence MEGSTRKKLGFGTLKKEPSVGHLSRHATVDYSNESALPRRLNGTSVDAPSYQNLHRELLLSHKRGLLLEEKPELKRVLEQRRLELHREEEMAQRRPSDLETELRKRQQKLEEVRVKKLLLTRIFLLNSL encoded by the exons ATGGAGGGTTCAACCAGAAAA AAATTAGGATTTGGAACTCTAAAAAAAG AGCCCTCCGTAGGCCATTTATCCCGACATGCCACAGTGGACTACAGCAATGAAAGCGCTCTGCCCAGGAGACTGAATGGCACCTCTGTAGATGCACCCAGTTATCAGAACCTTCACCGAGAACTTCTGCTCAGCCATAAACG gggcctgctgctggaggagaagccaGAGCTGAAGCGAGTGTTGGAGCAGCGCAGACTGGAGctgcacagggaggaggagatggcaCAACGGCGGCCCTCAGACCTGGAGACGGAGCTCCGCAAGAGGCAGCAGAAGCTAGAGGAGGTCAGGGTGAAGAAACTGCTGCTAACAAGGATATTTCTGTTGAATTCACTGTAA
- the smc5 gene encoding structural maintenance of chromosomes protein 5, translating to MAEPEKKRRISRVNSSQTSSNIGKILSGHRPCGAEVEGRMDGSILRITMRNFLTYDYTEVYPGPNLNMIVGANGTGKSSIVCAICLGLAGKTAVLGRGDKVGLYVKRGCQKGSIEIELYKHGGNLVITREIHVENNQSHWMINGKQRNQKAVEEEVKNLCIQVSNLCQFLPQEKVGEFAKMSKTELLEATEKSVGPPEMFEFHCELKNFRSKERELENTVTEKTKYIEKAKQRNERNKHDVNRYYEKKRHLDMIELLEKKKPWVEYESTRKELESVKREREEAKRNLSALRHSQAPMIRKIKEIEDRLQPFDDQIKSQTAAIKDAALKCKQKQDQLDRKQKEIEDINQAFKLKEMEEDDHQKRISNTRRIIEDLRTELAKVEDQPDVTPRINDVNSELRRNQIERARIDGEKCELCREKDNAFAQCRSLQKKLNDMNNLMKVKEEKLRGRHRDTHAALQWLRQNRNRFRGNVYEPMLLEINVKDHRFAKYVENHISFQDLRAFVFQRKEDMEIFMSEVRDKMNLKVNSISAPEQSRSKAQPSQNIEDLRRFGFFTYLREMFDAPDEVMSYLCQQYNVHNVPVGTEQTKTMIRQVIEELNLRVLFTLDERYMLKRSVYSKMISTINSPVNPSQYLSIAVDAEEKRQLEQELNACELRFREIDERLKALQRETAVLDRRDNELLAEKKKLSELKGKKRQLEQKISTKQDSLRQMEQNVTDLKKIEEETKEKVSAVNSQKVTIVKAFIASIKLKATLTMEKVYLSLEMMGLSAEKTKLEHDFREGASLLRSMDQRCSQLEQRKVQLTEQGKGQMKRAKSICNMQPNDSLSEELRNVRVYVIPPYLCVPSPLMAFAKLPDTPDDIDSMLNEERSRSECFTGLSENVVDEYNRSDQEIKELENELEEKKNALESYRQNISEAKERWLNPLKQLVEQINEKFTAFFRSMNCAGEVDLHSEKEEDYDKYGIRIRVKFHSNTQLHELTPFHQSGGERSVSTMLYLMSLQELNRCPFRVVDEINQGMDPINERRVFDIVVGTACKERTSQYFFITPKLLQNLKYAEEMTVLCVHNGAYMLPPNQWDDKAFLRRCLQRKAKA from the exons ATGGCCGAGCCCGAAAAGAAGCGGCGAATCAGCCGTGTCAACAGCAGCCAAACTTCAAGCAACATAGGGAAAATACTGTCAGGTCACCGGCCATGTGGAGCTGAAGTGGAGGGGCGTATGGATGGCTCCATACTTCGTATCACAATGAGAAACTTCCT GACCTATGACTACACTGAGGTGTATCCTGGACCAAATCTAAACATGATTGTTGGAGCCAATGGAACTGGAAAGTCCAGCATTGTTTGTGCCATCTGCCTTGGTTTGGCTGGCAAAACTGCTGTCCTTGGACGAGGGGATAAG GTTGGACTCTATGTCAAACGGGGTTGTCAGAAAGGATCTATTGAGATTGAACT GTACAAGCATGGTGGTAATTTGGTGATTACGCGAGAGATTCACGTGGAGAACAATCAGTCGCACTGGATGATCAACGGGAAACAACGCAATCAAAAAGCAGTAGAAGAAGAGGTCAAGAATCTCTGTATACAAGTCAGCAATCTCTGCCAATTTCTTCCTCAG GAAAAAGTTGGGGaatttgccaaaatgtcaaaaaCCGAGTTGCTGGAGGCAACTGAGAAGTCTGTGGGACCACCAGAGATGTTCGAATTCCACTGTGAGCTGAAGAACTTCCGCAGCAAAGAGCGGGAGTTGGAG AACACGGTGACGGAGAAGACTAAATACATTGAGAAAGCCAAGCAGAGGAACGAGAGGAACAAGCATGATGTGAACCGTTACTATGAAAAGAAGAGACATCTAGACATGATCGAACtcctggagaagaagaaaccatGGGTG GAGTATGAGAGCACCCGCAAGGAGCTTGAGAGTGTGAAAAGGGAGCGAGAAGAGGCCAAAAGGAATCTTTCTGCTCTCAGACATTCCCAGGCACCCATGATAAGGAAGATCAAAGAAATAGAAGACAGACTACAGCCTTTTGATGATCAAATAAAGTCTCAG ACGGCTGCCATCAAGGATGCTGCGCTGAAGTGCAAACAGAAGCAGGATCAGCTGGACCGAAAACAAAAAGAG ATTGAAGATATTAACCAAGCCTTTAAGCTGAAAGAAATGGAAGAGGATGACCATCAGAAACGGATCAGCAACACTAGACGGATCATTGAGGATCTGAGGACAGAACTGGCCAAAGTTGAGGATCAGCCCGATGTCACTCCGAGGATCAATGATGTTAATTCGGAGCTGAGGCGCAACCAGATAGAGCGAGCCAGAATCGATGGAGAGAAGTGTGAACTGTGCAGAGAGAAGGACAACGCCTTCGCTCAGTGCAGAA GTTTGCAGAAAAAGCTCAACGACATGAACAACCTGATGAAAGTCAAAGAGGAGAAGCTGCGAGGACGCCACAGGGACACACACGCCGCCCTCCAGTGGCTCAGACAGAACAGAAACCGTTTTAGAGGAAATGTCTACGAGCCCATGTTGCTTGAA ATCAACGTGAAAGATCACCGCTTTGCCAAATATGTGGAGAACCACATCTCATTCCAGGACCTGCGAGCCTTTGTTTTCCAGAGGAAAGAGGACATGGAGATTTTCATGTCTGAG GTTCGTGACAAGATGAACTTAAAAGTGAACTCTATTTCTGCCCCAGAACAGTCGCGTTCTAAAGCGCAACCTTCTCAAAATATTGAGGACCTGAG ACGCTTTGGCTTCTTCACATACCTGCGTGAGATGTTTGATGCCCCAGATGAGGTGATGAGTTACCTCTGTCAGCAGTACAATGTTCACAATGTCCCTGTGGGCACCGAGCAGACTAAAACCATGATCAGAcag GTGATCGAGGAGCTCAACCTCAGGGTGTTATTCACCTTGGATGAAAGGTACATGCTGAAAAGGTCAGTTTACTCTAAAATGATCAGCACCATAAACTCTCCAGTGAACCCCTCCCAGTACCTGAGCATTGCAGTAGATGCTGAGGAGAAAcggcagctggagcaggagctgaat GCTTGTGAGTTGAGGTTTCGAGAGATTGACGAGCGCCTAAAGGCTCTGCAGAGGGAAACGGCCGTGCTGGATCGCCGCGACAACGAGCTGTTGGCAGAGAAGAAAAAGCTGTCTGAACTCAAGGGCAAAAAGagacagctggagcagaagatTAGCACCAAACAGGACAG TTTGAGGCAGATGGAGCAGAACGTCACTGACCTGAAAAAGATTGAAGAGGAGACTAAAGAGAAAGTTTCAGCAGTCAACTCTCAGAAGGTCACCATCGTCAAGGCCTTCATAGCCTCAATAAAG CTGAAAGCCACGCTGACTATGGAGAAGGTGTAcctgtctctggagatgatgggGCTGTCGGCCGAGAAGACAAAGCTGGAGCACGATTTCAGGGAAGGCGCCTCTCTGCTCAGAAGCATGGAT CAAAGGTGCAGCCAACTGGAGCAGAGGAAGGTCCAGCTGACGGAACAAGGCAAAGGCCAGATGAAGAGAGCAAAGTCCATCTGCAACATGCAACCCAACGATTCTTTATCTGAAGAACTCCGTAATGTTCGTGTTTATGTTATTCCGCCTTATCTGTGTGTCCCGTCGCCACTTAT GGCGTTTGCAAAGTTGCCAGACACTCCTGATGACATCGATTCCATGCTGAATGAGGAGCGCTCCAGATCCGAGTGCTTCACAGGCCTCAGTGAAAAT GTGGTGGATGAATACAACAGGAGTGATCAGGAGATCAAAGAGTTGGAGAATGaactggaagaaaagaaaaacgctCTAGAATCGTACCGACAGAACATATCAGAG GCTAAAGAACGTTGGCTGAACCCtctgaagcagctggtggaaCAGATTAACGAAAAGTTCACCGCATTTTTCCGCTCTATGAATTGCGCAGGTGAAGTTGATCTGCACTCAGAGAAAGAG GAGGATTACGACAAGTACGGAATCCGAATCCGGGTGAAGTTTCACAGCAACACTCAGCTGCACGAGCTGACGCCGTTCCATCAGAGCGGAGGAGAGCGCAGCGTCTCCACCATGCTCTACCTCATGTCGCTGCAGGAGCTCAACCGCTGTCCCTTCAGGGTGGTGGACGAGATCAACCAG GGAATGGATCCTATTAATGAGAGACGAGTCTTTGACATCGTGGTCGGCACAGCTTGTAAAGAGAGAACATCCCAGTACTTCTTTATAACACCAAAG ctgctgcagaacctgaAGTACGCCGAGGAGATGACGGTTCTGTGTGTCCACAACGGCGCCTACATGCTTCCCCCCAACCAGTGGGACGACAAAGCCTTCCTCAGACGGTGTCTACAGAGAAAGGCCAAGGCCTGA